The window GTTgagaacttttttataaaaataaactaaaaaatgttATCCTAGAAAATTTCTCACGTAAATATATGCTATAATAGCATTGCTTGTTATCCAAGACTCAAAAAGCAAATAGGATGGTTTAATTTGATTCTCATTAAACAACTACATTGTACAAAaccatttattttcttttatttatttatttttaagttaatttaacattcattcaaaaatatactaataataataataataataataatattcgCTTGTTCTTCTCGGGTTTTACAATCTTGGTCCGCAAGATACACACATCTTACTatccaatatatttttaataaggGTTTTGAATTTGGCTTTTTCAGGTACGAAGACAATACAGAATGGGGAGATAGAATCGGATGGATCTACGGGTCGGTCACCGAAGACGTGGTCACAGGCTACCGTATGCATAACCGCGGTTGGCGGTCCGTTTACTGCATCACAAAACGTGACGCTTTCCGCGGCACAGCTCCCATCAATCTCACCGACCGTCTCCACCAAGTGCTACGTTGGGCCACCGGCTCCGTAGAAATCTTCTTCTCCAAGAACAACGCCATGTTCGCCACCAGAAGGCTCAAGTTTCTCCAGCGAGTCGCTTACCTCAACGTCGGTATCTACCCTTTCACCTCAATCTTCTTGGTCGTCTACTGCTTCCTCCCGGCACTCTGTCTCTTCTCCGGCAAATTCATCGTCCAGAGCCTCGACATTCACTTCCTCTCCTACCTCCTCTGCATCAGCCTCACCTTGATTCTAATCTCCCTCCTCGAGGTCAAATGGTCAGGGATCGGACTAGAAGAATGGTGGAGAAACGAACAGTTTTGGCTCATCGGTGGCTCGAGCGCTCATCTTGCAGCAGTCTTCCAAGGTCTGCTCAAAGTACTAGCCGGAATCGAAATCTCATTCACACTGACGTCGAAAGCTTCGGGAGAAGACGAGGACGACGCGTTTGCGGATCTTTACGTTGTGAAGTGGACGGGGCTGTTCATCATGCCGCTTACGATCATTGTGGTGAACCTCGTTGCGATTGTGATCGGTGCTTCGAGGACGATATACAGTGTGATTCCGCAGTGGAACAAGTTGTTCGGAGGGATATTCTTTAGCATGTGGGTGTTGACGCATATGTATCCGTTTTGTAAAGGGTTGATGGGTCGGAGAGGGAAGGTTCCAACTATTGTTTATGTTTGGTCAGGGCTTGTTTCGATTACTGTCTCGCTGTTGTGGATCACAATTAGTCCTCCGGATGATGTTTCAGGCGGTGGAGGATTCTCGGTGTAATTTGGATCAGAGTGTAATACAGTACTGAGGTTTttgagtttgtgttttttttttgtaacagtaAAATTTGGTTTGTGTAAATTTTATGTTGAAAAGACCAACTCTGCTTTAGTTCTTGTAAGCTTTTGATTCTTACtgacacacacaaaaaaaaaactagatataTTATGGAAAAGGAAACAGAACAAAGCATTGGGCAAACATACAAAGAAAAAGTATCCCAAGGAACTGCACCATTACAAGACCAGTAACGGATTGACATGCGTTGCAAAACCTAAAAATGATTCTAGCGGGTTCTGCATTTATACGGACCAGTTATCTTGACAAGCCACTCCGGCTTGTATGAAGCAATGACTTGTGCTATTGACAATCCAAGCAACATTCCAGTCACATACCCTATTACCACTGCTTTCCAGTTCAatacttcttcctcttcttctttttcttgctcTGGCTGTTGTTGTATTGGTGGTGCGTTAGTACCGAAACAACTTTGTTCCAGAGGAAGACCACAGAGACCTGAATTCCCTTCAAAGGAGGATTTAGCTTGACCAGTGATCTGTGTTCCTTGTGGTATTTCACCCTTGAGTTGGTTACGAGCAACACTTATGTACGCCAGATACGAGAGTCTCTCCAGTCCTTTAGGAATAGTCCCTGAGAGTTGATTACCCGATAGATCTAGTGACTCAAGCTCTGAAACATTTGACAAAGACAAAGGAATATGTCCCGTGAAGGCGTTGTTGGATAAGTTGAGTGCAATCAGTGTCTTCAAGAGACCAATAGATTCAGGAATCTGTCCTTCAAGTCTGTTTCCAGAAAAATCGATGGTGGCATATGAAGTGAGGACCTTCCCTTGCTCCATGAATAGACCTTTGTATTGAAGATCTATGGTATCTTCATAGTTGTAGTCAGGAATGCTGTTGTCTCCCATATACAAATCCCCATCTTCATTCATCTGAAGTGATGATGCTTTCCAGTTCACAAAGTAATTTGGAGGCAAGCTTCCTGTAAAGTTGTTATACGATACTTCAAGTATGCGCAGCTCGGGAAACGCGAAAAGACCTTGACCAGAAGGAGATAGAGGACCGTAGAATCTGTTTGAACGGAGGGTAAGAGCTTGCAAATAAGGCAAAGCCTTGAGCCAGAAAGGAAATGTGTCTTTGATTTTGTTGTTGTCcacacttagaaactttagagAGGTGCAATTCAGAAGAGACCTCGGAAGCTTCCCACTTAGTTGATTGAAACCAACATCAAGTGTCCGAAGCAAGGCACTATCATAACACATGTCTGGAAGACTTCCCTCCAAGTTGTTCTTCCGGAGATTCACAACAATGAGAGAGGTTTGAAAATTACTCAGACATGGAGGAATTGAACCGGTGAAGTTGTTGTAGGAGAGATCAAGAAGAGCAAGCATGGTTTGGTTGCAGATTGCAAGAGGTATACTTCCAGTGAAACTATTGTTCCATGCCGATAAGACGGTGAGAGAGTGTGGTGGATTAGGAAATGGTCCTTTGAAATGGTTTAACGCCAAATCTAATATCTTCACCGGTGAATTCTGTAAAACATCCCCGGAACCTTCAAACCCTGTGAAAGAGTTATTAACAAGACTCACAATGCTCAAACGAGGAAGGTTCCAAAACCACTCAGGAACCTTCCCCTTGATTTTATTGTGGGAAATGTCTATACGCTCCAAGTTGTGAAGGCCTTTTAAGAAGCTTGGGAACTGACTGATGCCGCAGCTGGGAAAAAACAGTACTTCCAAGCTCAATGGGAGGTCTGAATTTAAACTGGAACTAGTTGGTGATACACTATTACCGGAAAGATCAAGGAGTAGTAAAGAACGGAGAGAGGAGAAAAGGTTTAAGTCAATTGGGTAGTTTATGTAATTTAGGAAAGAAAGGTCAAGCTGCTGAAGGTTGATGAGCTTTGAGATAGGCTCTAGGGTACCAGTGAGCTCGCTATGTTGAAGGTTCAGCAACTTTAGCCGACTTAGGTTACCAAAAGAGGAAGGAAGTTGACCATGGAGGCCATTGTTGGAAAGAGACAAGAACTCCAATCTGTTGAGATTACCAAATTCAGAAGGAATTGAAGAGGAAACTAAGTTGTTGTCAGCGAGATTAAGGTAAATAAGGTTATGAAACTCGAATAGGCTACTGCTAGGATTCAGAGTTCCAGAAAAGTGGTTAGAGGAAAGGTCTAAAAAGGAGAGTTTACTCAGATTCCGAACAAGATCGAAACTACCCGTGAGCTCGTTATTGGAAAGGTCTAAATAGGAAAGCTGGCTCAAGTTACTAAATGAGGAAGGAACCTGACCTATAAAGCCATTTGAGGAAAGATACAGCACCTCTAATCTGCTAAGATTGCTGAATCCAGAAGGGAGTGCAGAAGACGTGAAGTTGTTGCCAGACAGATCGAGGCGACGAAGATGATGCAGATCGAAAAGGCTACTGTTGGGTTTGAGAATTCCAGTTAAGCAGCCACTTGGGAGTTTTAGCTTCGTGACAACACCGGTCGTGTTATCGCACATGACCCCGTGAAAGTAGTCGCTGTTGTTGCAACCGCGGGATTCAAACTCGTTCTTGAACTGCACGAGAGCTCGGATCTGGTCGGGACGACAAGCAGGACGTCCGATAACAAGAGCATTTACCATCAAGATGCTTGAAGCAAAGACACAACACAGTACGAAGAGAAAATGCAAACGTAAACATGACATGGCCATCATGAAAACTTTCACAAGGTCTTTACGATGCGTCAATTATATACTACTTGTCCAGCGAAGACTTTGCAGCTGATAACAAGTCTTGGTAGTGGGGATTGAAGACAAATATGTTTAAGAGCCAACCAAGTCAAAGAAATAAAGTTTTCAACGTTTACACCTTACGTTGCATACGGAAGCTTGCAACGTAACAAGTCTTGGTAGTGGGGACGTCCGCCGGAATCGGAATCTCGTGGAACTTTATgcgcttccaaaacgtttctaaaatattttctttaaaaatacgTTGAAAGCTTACAAtttcattctttaaaaaaaaacacattgtcttatatcaataaaaatataaaattataatttttaattaatataaaatgcAAATTGTAATAGTATTGAATATAGAGaatagaaatatacaaatattaaaattaatattataaattatctttatgcattgaggtttttattaaagataaatcatatattcaaataaattatgtcagttaattataaaatatcaaaactattataaatgaataaatgctttattataaatttaaatcatataatttaggtctagattttttttaaaatcttatatatatatatatatatatatatatatggatacaCTTCCAACATGTATCtgtttcctaatttttttttaaaatctcgTTTATGCGCTTCCATACGCTTTTCGCTTCCACGTACCCGTTCTGTTTCCATGTAATATAGGTTTACACGCAATAGCGTAACACTGAGAGAAATGGCATTAGTTAGGCTGGGTATTTTATCCATTAaatttgattcgatttgttatTCGTTTCGATTCGATCCGAAAATTATGGATATCCTTAAACTTTCGAAGCAAAGCAAATACTAAAAATCAATATCTGTTAAAATCGAAGCAactcataaatattaaaattttggacaACGAATATCCGCTCCGATCCggcaatatataaatacatgtatattttgattatatttaaagatttaaatgtataagtttatataattattattctaatATATGATTTGAAAAATTCTATTCACATTATTACTTAGAGTAATTGGCGTAGATGCACCCAGAAACCCATGTAATTTGCCATATAaccttgtttctttttaatattttaatgactataatacccttatctctatctctctcttctcctttttatgtgttctaatctctttatctctcgtacaaattcttcaaataatcttctaattcaacacaaatctttatttttttattctgattcttttgacaCCCATAATGCTAATCTTATTATCTCACTCCAATTTCAATGTTTCCAATTTCGAATCACAATCagcttttagataatatatacgtagtagatattttattacttacctgctattatttagattttaatggattcttaatcgatacatgaagtgttagctgttacaaatagatttggagatatttaatagataactaattaattgttaatagtttcattaactgatatatgatttgttagtcgatacatttgtttgatacatagattgttagatgatactgaaattattagcggatatgttagttggtatgtagattgttacctgctatgtaaatatttagctgatagatctagAGTTACTTGTTTTCGACAAAGCATAAAGGCATTTTCGTCCGCACAGTGTCAAAAGGTTACTCCTTTTTGGGTTATCCATAATTATGGGCATTTAACAAATTTGGACCTTAATTGGGGATATTCCACACATTGTCtctattacttatataaaagtattgtataaaacagaacagaacaaaattatgacaaatataaactttttttaagttttgtgttttataattatttactaagtttaaaatttacaaaatacgTAGTAGTTTCActacttcttttaatttttgttttatatatcatgaaaaaaaaaatttaaaaaaaatgtatagaatTTTTAAGAGTATTTGTATTGATCAAAGCGGATAGGATATTCGTAAGTATTCGTAAATATCcgcaaatatctatttattttacgGATATCCGTTTTTCTAGATATCCGTATTTTTCTGAagcaaatcaaattaaaaaattagatatccGTAACATacaaagcaaatcacaaataccttaaaaaaatatggatatccgATCTGTGCTCAGTCCTAGCATTACTGGGATAATGGATTGGATAAGACTTGGTCAAAATTCTCAAAGTGAGTCGTTTAGTCCCTTTTGAATAGTGCCTTACAAAGATAATAAAGTgacattaatttttatttgattgtaGAAAACTCAGAAAAGAGTCTTTTGGAATTTCACACATTATTTTTTGAGTGGAAACGTTTTTAATTCTCTATTGAATTCTCGAGCAATTTGGTTGTCCCCTGCTCTCATGACCCCAagtaaaagttaaaataaaataccaaTAGAAGGTTTTGATATATAACGATATGAAGTTTACGTATAATAGTTGAActgatttaaataattttttgttagagTTTAGgcttttctatatatataaactagaaaTGGATGCAAATTGTTTTGGTTATGTGAATACTGAGAAAATTCATCTCAAGTTAGTTTAAAAATCAGAGAAAAACCAAAGCAGTATATAACAAACCGTCTAATCCATCATCAGCCAAACGAGAGGTTCCTTTTAAGAGAACAAAGGCTACATAAACCAGTAAGACCACTTCTTACGTACATATGACTACTCTTATAATTAAAGCTGTCCCATCTTGAATCCATAGACATAAACAATGTACCTGGATCTACTTCCTTGTGCTTATTTGGACCAACTATCTTGATAAACCACTTCGTCCTATATGAAGCAATAACGTGAGCTATAACAATCCAAACAACAATCCAGGTCTGTACCCTATGACCACCGCTTTCCAGTTTAGCAcaccttcctcttcttctttttcgtcTTCTTCCGTTGGTTGTCGTGTTGGTGGCGTAAAGCAATTTTGCTCTAAAGGAAGACCACATTTCCTTCGAAGGAGGATTTAGGTTGCCCAGTAATTTGTTTTGCTTGTGGTATTACACCTTTGAGTTGGTTATGAACCACACTTATGTACGCCAAAAAGGAGAGGCTCCCGAGTCCTCGAGGAATAGTCCCTGGTAGTTGGTTTCATGACTCGAGCTGAACATTTTCCAAAAACATAGGAATATGACCAGTGAATGCGTTGTTTGATAAGTTAAGTGCAATCAGTGTCTTCAAGAGGCCTATACACTCAGGAATCTATCCTTCAAGTCCGTTTCCAGAAACATAGGAATATGACCAGTGAATgagttgttttattttttttaaccagTCTTATTGGTATTCATGATTCATTTGGTTTGTCCAGGAGatatatagaaataaaatattacaatgGAAAGCTTAGTTATTCTCCTCCGCAGCATACAGAGCCTTAATCTCCTCTACATCGTCATAGCTACCAAGAAATATGGGAGAACGCTCATGGATCTTTTTCGGGACAAGGTCCAGTGCCTGCATCACGCATATTTCATATATAACTGAAATCAACAAAACAATGAAAGGTAAGGGGTCAGAGGATATTAATTTACCCTTTTCTTGCCAGTGAAGGCCTGACCTCCAGCTTGCTCCATCAAGAATGCCATTGGGAAGACTTCATACAGGACACTGACACCAAAACACGACAGCACAAGTTTCGCGAATTTATCAAATCAAAGGCAAATCagtgattatatatatttagtaattATCCTAAGCTACCGCAATTTCCCATTGGGGCTTTTCTTGTCAGCCGGGTACAGGAAGATTCCTCCATAAAGCAGAGTGCGATGAACATCGGCTACCATACTGGTAATTAAGACAATGAAATTAAGCATCAGGCTTAGCCTTTGAAACTGAAAAGGTTCCCCATTATATATTATACCTTCCGACATATCTCAGTGACTTTGCGGGAGAACCATCTTTGGGATACTTGCATCTCTCTACATATTTTGTGGTTGGACCATCCCAGTTCTGAGCATTTCCTTCATTCACTGAGTATATGTTTCCCTTCTTTGGAATCTGTTCACAAGAAGAAGTAATGAATCTtgagaaagagaaagattgtttattGGTTCCTGCTTTTACCTTAATGTCTGGGTGAGTTAATATGAACTCTCCTAGAGATGGGTCCAGGGTAAATCCGTGGACACCTGTTCCTGTGCTCAACACAAGCTGAGACAACCAAGTTAATAAACTAGAAATAAACGAACAGATACTGATATTTCTGTTTTTTGTGAATTGCCATTTTCAGTACCATGCAGGAGCTTCCGTACATACAGTAACCCGCTGCAACCATTTCATTCCCAGGTTTCAGAACATCTTTAGTAGTCGGCTCATCACTGTGTTCCATTGTGTAAATTCCAAAGATCTACTTACACATGGAAGAcccgtaaataaaaaataaattacaaactTTCACATCAGATACTCTCTGGAAAAACTTGGGTGAAAGAGGGTAACATACTGTTCCAATGGAGACACCACAGTCAATGTTTGAGGATCCATCAAGTGGATCAAAAACAACACAGTACCTATGGAACAGTAGGACTGTGTTTACCACTAACATACATTTTCATCCCCAAACTGACAAGAGATCATCAATTGAGAACTTACTTTCCACGCTTGGATGACTCCACAAACGTAGCTTCCTCATCTTCTTCCGAGACAAGAACAGACTGCAGCCACAAGGTTTCAAACATGTCTGACCCTTCTCAAGTTCATAGAAAAGGTATGATTTAACTTACAGTTCTGCCGCTGCTAACCAAAGCTTTGACAAAAACATCGTTAGAGAGCACATCCAGTTTCTTTTGCTCTTCACCCTATTAcacagagacaaaaaaaaaaaatggtattaAATCTCATGCacacaacttaaaaaaaaaagttaaaaaataaataaataaaaacaagaagaaagcttTAAACTAGACAAAAGACATAATGAACATGcaggtgttcaaaaaaaaaaaagacataattAACATGCCTGGATATTTGTGTCCCCTGCAAGTCCAATAAGCTTGGCCAAACCAGCCTgcacacccaaaaaaaaaaattatgattgaGACAACTAAAAAGGATTCCAGAAACAGAACTAAAAGCTTTTAACCCAAAGCGACAGTTTCAAGATTCAAAATGTTACCTTGTTGACGGCACTGCAGACGAATTTGCATCCCAAAACGATGTTGCTGAGCAAAATCGTGAAATCCCCACGAGACTCTGGATACTTTGATTGCTCATTCAGCACGAATCTCGTGATGGTCATCAAATCCGTACGGAAAGCATCTGCTTCGTGATCCATCTTTGTTTCGTTATGAAGCTTCTAAGGCAGGAGACCTTTTTAATCAGATGTTTagaagatattatatatttcacaaacaaaaaaaagataatatatataacctGCATTCATTTTAAAAGACCTATTAATTTCGGTTTTACACATTTCAAGGAAGATAAAGACGCGACCGTTGATAAAATCGAATGAACAACCAAGATCGGTTGACACGTGACAGTGACAGGTTTGGCCGTCGGGATAACGATAACGAACCAACTTCGTCCTCATACGTTTTTACCGAATCGCCTGATCGTCTCACCGTCACGATGAGAATCGAAGATTCGCTTattcttttttcatttcttttatatatctGTAATGATAAAGTTGACCACCATTCTCCCAGTTCTGACTTCTCATTtcggtttcaaaacaaaattgtaTATTGCACATCAGATTTTGACACCAAGTGTTATTTTCaatttatatgcatatatatttattttagatcattagtggtataaatttttaattttaatcatatatatttaaatgtttatataaatatttcaaatacaataatctATAGTTTACATgttgtaaataatcaaatgttTAAAACTGTCACATATATTTgctacttattattatatattcattttattgtatttgcatttacttattaaaaaaaatatgtgcatgaaaaacatatttaaaaattattttgtatttaatttatccTAAATTTTTACCCGCCTTTTATAACTGGATTTCcttttagtaatattttttagatttattcattttatacaatatattaatatatacaaaagtctaagatatgttagTTTTTATGCTTGTTAAGCTGTTCCGTCAtcatatcatattttaaaaataaagattttatatttatgaaaataaaatttatatcatatttagtttaatataataaGTTTATTTTAACGAGAATATATATCAATGTATAATAGTAGTTCATTGCTAAACGAAAGTAGTGaagatatttatataaactttttgaaaattaagatattgttaaaatatttaggtcgacataataattttcttttaatatgattgattgttattatataatagataaaaataagacataatatttatttttcattgtaTAAATGATAACTGAATATTTTAATGTATAAGAATATTTGAacactaattataaaattagtgaaaatatttacatataatttcgAAAAGTAAGATCTTGTAACagattttttgaaacttttaatatatatatatatgtgtgtgtgtgtgtgtgtgtgtttatattttaaatgaaaatatatcaaaagatattatgattaaagtagtttaatgattatatatattattaatcttattataatacatttaataaaaaaaatttaggatgGTCCAACTTAAAAATCACCCATGAAATGAAGTTGtggtttctattttaataaaatagatattatctgtgaaataaaatatgtattttaggGAAAAAGACCAATTGCCATTCTATCAGTTTTGATACCAAATACAACCCAAGTAAAAATTATATGCTACATATAACACAAACTTaatca is drawn from Brassica rapa cultivar Chiifu-401-42 chromosome A05, CAAS_Brap_v3.01, whole genome shotgun sequence and contains these coding sequences:
- the LOC103867569 gene encoding fructose-1,6-bisphosphatase, cytosolic; this translates as MDHEADAFRTDLMTITRFVLNEQSKYPESRGDFTILLSNIVLGCKFVCSAVNKAGLAKLIGLAGDTNIQGEEQKKLDVLSNDVFVKALVSSGRTSVLVSEEDEEATFVESSKRGKYCVVFDPLDGSSNIDCGVSIGTIFGIYTMEHSDEPTTKDVLKPGNEMVAAGYCMYGSSCMLVLSTGTGVHGFTLDPSLGEFILTHPDIKIPKKGNIYSVNEGNAQNWDGPTTKYVERCKYPKDGSPAKSLRYVGSMVADVHRTLLYGGIFLYPADKKSPNGKLRVLYEVFPMAFLMEQAGGQAFTGKKRALDLVPKKIHERSPIFLGSYDDVEEIKALYAAEENN
- the LOC103867570 gene encoding receptor like protein 23-like — encoded protein: MMAMSCLRLHFLFVLCCVFASSILMVNALVIGRPACRPDQIRALVQFKNEFESRGCNNSDYFHGVMCDNTTGVVTKLKLPSGCLTGILKPNSSLFDLHHLRRLDLSGNNFTSSALPSGFSNLSRLEVLYLSSNGFIGQVPSSFSNLSQLSYLDLSNNELTGSFDLVRNLSKLSFLDLSSNHFSGTLNPSSSLFEFHNLIYLNLADNNLVSSSIPSEFGNLNRLEFLSLSNNGLHGQLPSSFGNLSRLKLLNLQHSELTGTLEPISKLINLQQLDLSFLNYINYPIDLNLFSSLRSLLLLDLSGNSVSPTSSSLNSDLPLSLEVLFFPSCGISQFPSFLKGLHNLERIDISHNKIKGKVPEWFWNLPRLSIVSLVNNSFTGFEGSGDVLQNSPVKILDLALNHFKGPFPNPPHSLTVLSAWNNSFTGSIPLAICNQTMLALLDLSYNNFTGSIPPCLSNFQTSLIVVNLRKNNLEGSLPDMCYDSALLRTLDVGFNQLSGKLPRSLLNCTSLKFLSVDNNKIKDTFPFWLKALPYLQALTLRSNRFYGPLSPSGQGLFAFPELRILEVSYNNFTGSLPPNYFVNWKASSLQMNEDGDLYMGDNSIPDYNYEDTIDLQYKGLFMEQGKVLTSYATIDFSGNRLEGQIPESIGLLKTLIALNLSNNAFTGHIPLSLSNVSELESLDLSGNQLSGTIPKGLERLSYLAYISVARNQLKGEIPQGTQITGQAKSSFEGNSGLCGLPLEQSCFGTNAPPIQQQPEQEKEEEEEVLNWKAVVIGYVTGMLLGLSIAQVIASYKPEWLVKITGPYKCRTR